From the Ammospiza caudacuta isolate bAmmCau1 chromosome 26, bAmmCau1.pri, whole genome shotgun sequence genome, one window contains:
- the ADGRA2 gene encoding adhesion G protein-coupled receptor A2 — protein sequence MRRAAALVLLAAALSGPGAGARSCPALSLGCKCAAERAKAGGGPGAPRRRVVCSGAGLPAPPEPQLLPEGTVTLLLGNNKITVLENGSFFGLRALEKLDLKNNLISTVQPGAFLGLPELKRLDLSNNRIGCLSASVFQGLHNLLRLNMSGNIFSSLPPGVFDELPSLKVVDFATEYLTCDCNLRWVLRWARERPAQLSERTACAFPGQLRGVALRGARDGQLRCAGAPELHTHQLIPSLRQVVFQGDRLPFQCTATYLDNSTQIRWFHNRQPVREDEQTGVIVEESLIHDCTFITSELILSNIHVSANGEWECAVSTSQGNVSKKVEIVVLETSASYCPAERVTNNRGDFRWPRTLAGITAFQPCLQHPFAAGPAGAGAAGEKQAWRRCDRTGRWEDGDYSHCLYTNDITRVLYTFVLMPINASNALTLAHQLRVYTAEAANFSDMVDVLYVAQMIEKFIGYVDQIKQLTEVIVEMASNIMLVDDHILWMSQKEEKACTSIVRSLERIAAHTLGSNSQHMAVNSRNIAFEAYVVKPESYVGLSCVAFQRWDGTPSPPGRPPQAERGAEPTPDQQLRLRCTTGRPNISLSSFHIKNSIALASIQLPPTLFSSPTPATPGADCKLQLLVFRNGKLFCSTGNSSRLADDGKRRSVATPVIYAGTYGCGVGNLSEPVAVSLRHPGEGTDPVAAYWNFEVLGGMGGWSAEGCQLAAREPNVTSLHCRHLSNVAVLMELSGFPSEAQGAVEVLHPAMYTCTAVLLLCLFTTIITYIVHHGTILIPRKSWHMLLNLCFHIAMTAAVFAGGITLTGYRAVCQAVGIILHYSSLSTLLWMAVKARVLYKELSWKAPQQPDRDASQAAPRPMLRFYLIAGGIPLIICGITAAVNIQNYHDNNPYCWLVWRPSLGAFYVPVAFILLVTWIYFLCAGLSLQCRPSHQKDIPEPLEPPPRLGAAGDLLTDSGSISVTLNSGPPCPEGDGVYSLRVQFWALVATHALYVALWTFGAMAMSQRWYLSIVFSCLYGVTAVALGLFIFIHHCLRRRDVLSSWFSCCPSYRNALPMQAYVHPGLGPEDGSQVFIGCEPEAARSGASSSSSPSSAGSAGGHCKLTNLQVAQSQAESRPPPCPEPDTADGKPVRHSSNVHGRRSHRGRTKPCRDGKHHRLKMLRGPSEHPSSESGSLHNSHSESYPSGRTSPARMGMPQDGDALPSPSEGSDGGRRMADIGEARRRSGSRDNLRPGGAEREAKRRSYPLNVGSHNGGLKGSKYDINLASADSVAGMKTGLWKSETTV from the exons atGCGGAGGGCGGCGGCGTTGGTGCTGCTGGCGGCGGCGCTGAGCGGCCCCGGGGCCGGCGCTCGGAGCTGCCCCGCGCTCAGCCTGGGCTGTAAGTGCGCGGCCGAGCGGGCCAAGGCGGGCGGCGGCCCCGGAGCGCCCCGGAGGAGGGTGGTCTGCAGCGGAGCGGGGCTGCCCGCGCCGCCCGAGCCGCAACTGCTGCCCGAGGGCACCGTCACGCT gctgctgggCAACAACAAGATCACGGTGCTGGAGAACGGCTCCTTCTTCGGCCTGCGGGCTCTGGAGAAGCt GGACCTGAAGAACAACCTGATCAGCACGGTGCAGCCAGGCGCCTTCCTCGGCCTCCCCGAGCTGAAGCGGCT ggaccTCTCCAACAACCGCATCGGCTGCCTCAGTGCCAGCGTCTTCCAGGGCCTCCACAACCTCCTCCGGCT GAACATGTCTGGAAACATCTTCTCCAGCCTCCCGCCCGGTGTTTTTGACGAGCTCCCGTCGCTGAAAGTTGT GGACTTCGCCACCGAGTACCTGACGTGCGACTGCAACCTGCGCTGGGTGCTGCGCTGGGCCCGCGAGCGGCCGGCGCAGCTGTCGGAGCGCACGGCGTGCGCCTTCCCCGGGCAGCTGCGCGGCGTGGCGCTGCGAGGGGCGCGGGACGGGCAGCTCCGCTGCG CGGGAGCCCCGGAGCTGCACACGCACCAGCTGATCCCGTCGCTGCGCCAGGTGGTGTTCCAGGGCGACCGGCTGCCCTTCCAGTGCACGGCCACCTACCTGGATAACAGCACGCAGATCCGCTGGTTCCACAACCGGCAGCCCGTGCGGGAGGATGAGCAGACGGGTGTCATCGTGGAGGAGAGTCTCATCCATGATTGCACCTTCATCACCAG CGAGCTCATCCTCTCCAACATCCACGTCTCCGCCAACGGCGAGTGGGAATGCGCCGTGTCCACCTCGCAGGGCAACGTCAGCAAGAAGGTGGAGATCGTGGTGCTGGAGACCTCTGCATCCTACTGCCCTGCCGAGAGGGTCACTAACAACCGTGGGGACTTCAG GTGGCCCCGCACCCTGGCGGGGATCACggccttccagccctgcctgcagcacccgttcgccgcggggccggcgggcgcgggcgcggcgggcgAGAAGCAGGCGTGGCGGCGCTGCGATCGCACCGGGCGCTGGGAGGACGGCGACTACTCCCACTGCCTCTACACCAACGACATCACCCGCGTGCTCTACACCTTCGTGCTG ATGCCCATCAACGCCTCCAACGCCCTGACCCTGGCTCACCAGCTCCGCGTCTACACGGCCGAGGCAGCCAACTTCTCAGACATGGTTGATGTCCTCTACGTGGCCCAGATGATCGAGAAGTTTATTGGTTATGTGGATCAAATCAAGCAG ctgacaGAAGTGATCGTGGAGATGGCCAGCAACATCATGCTGGTGGACGACCACATCCTGTGGATGTcccagaaggaggagaaggcctgcaccagcatcgTGCGCTCCCTGGAGAGGATCGCGGCGCACACGCTGGGCAGCAACTCCCAGCACATGGCAGTG AACTCTCGCAACATCGCCTTCGAGGCGTACGTGGTGAAGCCCGAGAGCTACGTGGGGCTGAGCTGCGTGGCCTTCCAGCGGTGGGatgggacccccagccccccaggaCGGCCCCCCCAGGCCGAGCGGGGGGCAGAGCCCACCCCTGACCAGCAGCTCCGGCTGCGCTGCACCACGGGGCGCCCCAACATCTCCCTGAGCAGCTTCCACATCAAG AACAGCATCGCCCTGGCCTCCATCCAGCTGCCGCCCACCCTGTTCTCCAGCCCCACCCCAGCCACACCCGGGGCCGACTGCAAGCTCCAGCTGCTGGTGTTCCGAAACGGGAAACTCTTCTGCAGCACCGGCAACTCCTCGCGCCTGGCCGACGATGGCAAACGCCGCAGCGTGGCCACGCCGGTCATCTACGCCGGGACCT ATGGCTGTGGAGTGGGGAACCTGTCCGAGCCGGTGGCCGTGTCCCTGCGACACCCCGGGGAGGGCACGGACCCCGTGGCTGCCTACTGGAACTTCGAGGTGCTGGGGGGCATGGGGGGCTGGAGTGCTGAGGGGTGCCAGCTGGCTGCCCGTGAGCCCAACGTCACCTCCCTGCACTGCCGGCACCTCAGCAACGTGGCCGTGCTCATG gagctcAGTGGCTTCCCCAGCGAGGCACAAGGAGCTGTGGAGGTGCTGCACCCGGCCATGTACACCTGCACGGccgtgctgctgctctgcctcttcaCCACCATCATCACCTACATCGTCCACCACGG CACCATCCTCATCCCGCGGAAGAGCTGGCACATGCTGCTGAACCTGTGCTTCCACATCGCCATGACGGCCGCCGTCTTCGCGGGAGGCATCACCCTCACCGGCTACCGGGCCGTGTGCCAGGCC GTCGGCATCATCTTGCACTACTCGTCGCTCtccacgctgctctggatggCGGTGAAAGCGCGAGTGCTCTAcaaggagctgagctggaaggcGCCGCAGCAGCCGGACAGGGACGCGTCCCAggcagcccccagacccatgCTGCG gtTCTACCTGATCGCCGGCGGGATCCCCCTCATCATCTGTGGGATCACAGCAGCTGTCAACATCCAAAACTACCACGACAACAACCCCTA ctgctggctggTGTGGCGGCCCAGCCTGGGAGCCTTCTACGTCCCCGTGGCATTCATCCTGCTCGTCACCTGGATTTATTTCCTCTGTGCCGGGCTCAGCCTCCAGTGCCGCCCCTCGCACCAGAAGGACATCCCGGAGCCGCTGGAGCCCCCGCCGCGATTGGGAGCCGCCGGTGACCTCCTGACAGACTCTGGCTCCATCTCGGTGACGCTGAACTCGGGGCCTCCCTGCCCTGAGGGGGACGGTGTGTACTCCCTGCGGGTGCAGTTCTGGGCTCTGGTGGCCACCCACGCCCTGTACGTGGCCCTGTGGACGTTCGGCGCCATGGCCATGTCCCAGCGCTGGTACCTGAGCATCGTCTTCAGCTGCCTCTACGGCGTCACCGCCGTGGCGCTGGGGCTCTTCATCTTCATCCATCACTGCTTGCGCCGCCGGGACGTGCTCAGCTCCTGGTTCTCGTGCTGCCCCTCGTACCGCAACGCGCTGCCCATGCAGGCCTACGTGCACCCCGGGCTGGGGCCGGAGGATGGCTCGCAAGTCTTCATCGGCTGCGAGCCGGAGGCCGCTCGCTCCGgagcctcctcatcctcctcacccagcagcgctggctctgctggaggccaCTGCAAGCTCACCAACCTGCAGGTAGCCCAGAGCCAGGCGGAATCGCGGCCGCCGCCCTGCCCGGAGCCGGACACTGCCGATGGGAAGCCCGTCAGGCACAGCAGCAACGTGCACGGCCGCAGGAGCCACCGGGGCAGGACGAAGCCGTGCCGCGACGGGAAGCATCACCGCTTGAAAATGCTGCGGGGCCCCTCGGAGCACCCGTCCAGCGAGAGCGGCAGCCTCCACAACAGCCACTCCGAGAGCTACCCCAGCGGCAGGACCAGCCCGGCCAGGATGGGGATGCCGCAGGACGGGGATGCGCTGCCCAGCCCCTCGGAGGGCAGCGATGGAGGGAGGAGGATGGCCGACATCGGCGAGGCTCGCCGGAGGAGCGGCAGCCGGGACAACCTGCGGCCGGGTGGAGCTGAGAGGGAGGCGAAGCGGCGCTCGTACCCCCTCAACGTGGGCAGCCACAACGGCGGCCTCAAGGGCAGCAAGTATGACATCAACCTGGCCAGCGCTGACAGCGTGGCCGGCATGAAGACCGGCCTGTGGAAGAGCGAAACCACCGTGTGA
- the BRF2 gene encoding transcription factor IIIB 50 kDa subunit — MAARGRCPECGSGSLVEDAHYAQQQLVCAACGCVLSEGLLTTTYTDEEHLREVAYSQSTGQKEQLSRCLQRGIRRVQDLCKVLKLPAAFEETAVSYFQRALELPAFHLVSLEKKELLGGCCVLVTCRQRRWPLTMGTVCSLLYAKQELFASVFLSLQRELGLSVPALSLADLVTTHLSSFRLVQPNANIPGPFLEDKEQLVARTMAIVELASATWLVTGRHPVPVVTAAAFLAWQSLRPGPRLSCPLARFCRLAGVELPPPAQLRLKELLEILLAMASQLSWLRGFRLDKKTVVKHIGDLLQHRLLLLKRAFSQQDGLEQQGTGLGMGSESQDQGSVSQGSLEKDSVNKNSPNQGCPAQGSVGPGSLDKDSVNNNSPAQAPPSSPAVPQQQGSPWAGQQQQRGTLRPLLPPCLLHPRKRLRAAAPSAAGAAVTGDEPISDSEIEQYLRSPEEIRAFRRAKAWS, encoded by the exons ATGGCGGCGCGGGGCCGGTGCCCCGAGTGCGGCTCAGGCTCGCTGGTGGAGGACGCGCACTACgcgcagcagcagctggtgtgtgCCGCCTGCGGCTGCGTCCTGTCCGAGGGGCTCCTCACCACCACCTACACCGACGAGGAGCATCTGAGGG AGGTCGCCTATTCCCAGAGCACCGggcagaaggagcagctgagccGCTGCCTGCAGCGAG GCATCCGGCGGGTGCAGGACCTCTGCAAGGTGCTCAAGCTGCCAGCAGCCTTTGAGGAAACGGCTGTGTCCTACTTCCAgagggctctggagctgcctgcctTCCACCtggtcagcctggagaagaaggagctgctgggggggtgctgtgtgctggtgacgtgccggcagcgccgctggccGCTGACCATGGGCACCGTGTGCTCCCTGCTCTACGCCAAGCAGGAGCTCTTTGCCAGCGTCTTCCTGAGcctgcagagggagctggggctctcTGTGCCCGCCCTGAGCCTGGCAGACCTGGTGACAACGCACCTGAGCAG CTTCCGGCTGGTCCAGCCCAATGCCAACATCCCTGGGCCCTTCCtggaggacaaggagcagctggtGGCCCGGACCATGGCCATTGTGGAGCTGGCCAGCGCCACGTGGCTGGTGACCGGGCGGCACCCGGTGCCCGTGGTCACGGCCGCGGCGTTCCTGGCCTGGCAGTCcctgcggcccggcccgcgccTCTCGTGCCCCCTGGCACGGTTCTGCCGCCTGGCAGGGGTGGagctgccccctccagcccagctgaggctgaaggagctgctggagatcCTGCTGGCGATggcctcccagctctcctggctgcgCGGCTTCCGCCTGGACAAGAAGACGGTGGTGAAGCACATCGGGGACCTGCTGCAGCACcggctgctcctgctgaaacGTGCCTTCAGCCAGCAGGacgggctggagcagcagggcacgGGCCTGGGCATGGGCTCTGAGAGCCAGGA ccagggctctgtgaGCCAgggctccctggagaaggactCTGTGAATAAGAATTCCCCcaaccagggctgcccagcccagggctctgtgggcCCAGGCTCCCTGGATAAGGACTCTGTGAATAACAactccccagcccaggctccccccagctctcctgcagtgccacagcagcagggcagtccctgggcagggcagcagcagcagaggggcacCCTGAGgcccctgctgcccccctgCCTCCTCCACCCCAGGAAGAGGCTGCGGGCGGCGGCTCCGAGCGCTGCGGGCGCGGCCGTGACGGGCGATGAGCCCATCTCAGACAGCGAGATCGAGCAGTACCTGAGGAGCCCCGAGGAGATCAGAGCCTTCAGGAGGGCCAAGGCCTGGTcctga